GCGATATCCTCCTCATCGAGGACCTGCCTCATCCTGGCCTCCGCCCGCACCACCGCCGAGACGTAATCCTCCGATGTCGAAAGCACCCTCAGGTTGGAAGAGAAGAGCTGCAGTATCACCGTCACGGTCACCGCCAGAAGAGAGAAGGCTACGATGACCTCGAGGAGCGTGAATCCCCGTTCCTTTCCGGCCGGCTTTCTCATTTCCCTCTCCTCATCCGTCCTGTCCTCCTCTTTGAACTCACTCCTTCAGGACCACCGCCCCCAGGACGGGGTCAATTTCGATGGAGAGGACCCTTTTGCCCCCGGACAGGGTTATGCGTCCCCACGTCACCTGGCCAGACCCGTTGAAAGGGATCGAGTACCGTCCCCGCGTTATCTCGCCTTCCAGGGCATCGGTGATCTTCACCGTGACCCCCTGCGGGATGCGCCTTGTGTGCACTCCCTGAATGCCGTACCGTCCGGTTTCGAGATCGACGAACACCGTCCGGGTCTCACCGCTCGTCTTCGCGAGCAGCCTTGCGAACCGCAGCATGGCCGACAGTTCCCTCCCCGCCGCGTTCAGGTTCTGGGAAGGAAGCATGCTGGAGAAGAACACTGTCGAGATCCCGAGGACGATCAGAACGAGCACCATCACCATCATGATCTCGAGGAGCGTGAACCCGCCACTGGACGGGAGCGGTCTTTCCACTCTTCTAAGTGTCATAGCTCTCAAAAGGGCAGCTCCAGTATACTGAACACAGCCATCAGCATGGATACGACGATGAAGGCGATGATGATCCCCATGCCAAGGATTATTGCCGGCTCCAGAAGACTCATGAACCTCTTCACGGCATCCCTGAGCGCCTTCTCATAGGCGGCGGCCACCTTGAGCAGCATGGCGTCGAGCTGCCCCGTCTCCTCCCCGACCTTGATCATGGAAAGCGCGAGCTGAGGAAAGACACCGGCCTCCATGAGCGGACCGGCTATTCCCCTGCCTTCTCTGACGTTCCTGGCGATGGATTCCACGGACCCCGCTATGATCCTGTTGCCTATGACATCCTTGGCGTTGCCGAGGGCCTGCAGGAACGGCACACCGCTCTTGAGGAGAGTTCCCAGGGTCCTGCAGAAACGCGCCGTTTCCAACTTTCTCACGACATCACCGAGGACCCTCAGTTTCAGCTCGTCCCACCGCAAGGCCCCCTGTTCCGTTCCAGCGTACAGTTTCAGGGCCGCCAGAACAAGGACGGCAACGGGAAAAAGCACCCACCACCACGACCGCAGCGCCTGGCTCATGGTGAGGATGATCTGGGTCGACAGGGGAAGACTGCCTCCTATCTCCTTGAATATCGCCGAGAACCTTGGGATAACGAAGGTGAGGAGAATGATTATGGATATCCCGCCCGTGACCGTCAGAATGAGGGGGTACACCATCGCGGATACGATGCTGTCCTTCAGCTCCTTTGCCGACTCCAGGAACTCGTTGAGCTTGTCGAGAACGATATCGAGAACTCCCCCGGTCTCCCCTGCCCGTATCATGCTCACGTAGAGCTTCGAAAACACCTCCGGATGCTTCTTCAGGGCCTCGGAAAAGGAGCTTCCCTCGCGGATGCCTTTGAGCACGGAGTTGATGACCTCCTTCATCTGCTTCCCTTCCGATATCTCCGAGAGTATGTTGAGGCTTCTGTCGATGGGAAGGCCCGCGCTGAGGAGCGCCGAGAGCTCCGTGGTGAACGTGAGAAGGTCGCCCTTCGAGGACCTGATCGCGAAGGTCTTCCTGAGGCCCTCCCTGGGCAGGGACACCTTGAGGGGTATGACCCCGGTGTTCCTTATCTTCTCGACGGCGGTCCTTTCGTCGGACGCCTCGACAACGCCTTCGACGATGGCGCCCTCGAGGGTCGTGGCGGTGTATGAGTACATGGCCACCTAGTCCTCCTGAGTAACCCTGAAGACCTCACCCGGGGTCGTGCCGCCCATCTCGATCTTTCGTATCCCGTCCTCCAGGAGGGTCTTCATCCCGCCGCTGCGGGCCGCCTTTCTGATCTCTCCCTCGTCGGCGTTCTTCAGGATGAGACGGCGCATGGCCTCATCGACGAGGAGCAGTTCGAAGATCCCCATCCTTCCGCGGAAGCCGGTGTGGGTGCATGCCTCGCATCCCTTACCCCGGTACAGGCGCGCGTCCCCGCGGATGCCGAGAGCCTTTAGCTCCTCGGCCTGGTCCCCTGACGTATCCTCGACCTTGCACTCGAGGCAGATGACCCTGACGAGCCTTTGCGCGAGGATGCCCCGGACCGTCGAGGACAGAAGGAAGCTCTCCACCCCCATGTCGAGGAGCCGGGTGATGGCACTGGGGGCGTCGTTGGTGTGGAGCGTCGAGAACACGAGATGGCCCGTGAGAGCCGCCTGTATTGCGATCTCGGCCGTCTCGAGGTCCCGTATCTCTCCGATCATGACCACGTCCGGGTCCTGCCGCACGATGTGTCTCAAGGTGTTGGTGAAGCTGAGACCGATCGTCGGCCTCACCTGTATCTGGTTGACCCCCTTCAACTGGTACTCGATGGGGTCCTCGACGGTGATGATCTTCTTGTCCGGCGAGTTTATCTTGTCAAGGGCCCCGTACAGCGTCGTCGTCTTCCCGCTCCCGGTGGGTCCGGTGACGAGTATGATCCCGTTGGGCCTCTTTATGAGCTGGTTGAAATCACGAAGCGTGTCGGGCATGAAACCCAGGGCATCGAGATCGATGACGATGCTCTCCTTGTCAAGGATCCTCATGACGATGCTCTCTCCATGGAGGATAGGTATCGTGGAGACCCTGAGGTCGATCTCACGGTCTCCCGCGAGAAGCCTGATACGGCCGTCCTGTGGCAGCCTGCGCTCGGCGATGTTCAGTTTCGCCATGATCTTGATCCGCGACACCATCGCGGCCTGGAGCCGTTTCGGGGCCGATTCCACGTCGCTCAAGACCCCGTCTATACGGTAGCGCACCTTCACCTCGTCTCCGAAAGGCTCGATGTGGATATCGCTCGCCCTGCTTTCCACCGCCCTCGTGATGAGGAGATTGACGAGCTTGATGATGGGCGCCTCGGATGCGAGGTCCTTGAGGTGACCTATGTCCTCTTCCTCCACCCCGCCCGGCGACTCCTGGCCCTCTTCGTCGATGCCTTCCATGATCCGGTCAATGCTCTGCTCCTCCTGGCCGTAGAATTTCGACAGGTGCTCGTCGATGACCTCTCCGGCGGCGGTGTAGACCTCTACCTCCCCGGCCGTGGCGACGCGCAGGGCCTCGATCACCTCACGGTCCTCAGGATCCGCCATTATCACCTTCAAAACGTCGTTCTTGAACTCGAAGGGGATTATCCTGTTCTCGCGGATGAAACGTGTCGATATCCCGTCAATTACGAGGGGCACCGTGGGAAAATCTTCGGCATTCAGGAAGATAGCACTGCCTTTTGACACTGGTATTCCTCATGGCTCCTTTTCTATTCCACCCTTTCCGGCTGCGCCTGGAAACCGTTCTGAACCGGGCCGCTCTTCCGCTCCCCGCCGTCCTTCTGCTCCGCGCCTCCCGGGGGGAAGCCGCCCTGTGGACTGTCCGGAGGTGGAGGCTCCGGTTTTACCTTGATGAGCTCTTCCCTTTTCACCTTTCCCTTCCCGGTCCTGGTAACGCTGTCCACGTAATCGGAGGTGACCGCGTTGGCGTCGG
This DNA window, taken from Syntrophorhabdus sp., encodes the following:
- a CDS encoding prepilin-type N-terminal cleavage/methylation domain-containing protein — its product is MTLRRVERPLPSSGGFTLLEIMMVMVLVLIVLGISTVFFSSMLPSQNLNAAGRELSAMLRFARLLAKTSGETRTVFVDLETGRYGIQGVHTRRIPQGVTVKITDALEGEITRGRYSIPFNGSGQVTWGRITLSGGKRVLSIEIDPVLGAVVLKE
- the gspE gene encoding type II secretion system ATPase GspE, with amino-acid sequence MNAEDFPTVPLVIDGISTRFIRENRIIPFEFKNDVLKVIMADPEDREVIEALRVATAGEVEVYTAAGEVIDEHLSKFYGQEEQSIDRIMEGIDEEGQESPGGVEEEDIGHLKDLASEAPIIKLVNLLITRAVESRASDIHIEPFGDEVKVRYRIDGVLSDVESAPKRLQAAMVSRIKIMAKLNIAERRLPQDGRIRLLAGDREIDLRVSTIPILHGESIVMRILDKESIVIDLDALGFMPDTLRDFNQLIKRPNGIILVTGPTGSGKTTTLYGALDKINSPDKKIITVEDPIEYQLKGVNQIQVRPTIGLSFTNTLRHIVRQDPDVVMIGEIRDLETAEIAIQAALTGHLVFSTLHTNDAPSAITRLLDMGVESFLLSSTVRGILAQRLVRVICLECKVEDTSGDQAEELKALGIRGDARLYRGKGCEACTHTGFRGRMGIFELLLVDEAMRRLILKNADEGEIRKAARSGGMKTLLEDGIRKIEMGGTTPGEVFRVTQED
- a CDS encoding type II secretion system F family protein is translated as MAMYSYTATTLEGAIVEGVVEASDERTAVEKIRNTGVIPLKVSLPREGLRKTFAIRSSKGDLLTFTTELSALLSAGLPIDRSLNILSEISEGKQMKEVINSVLKGIREGSSFSEALKKHPEVFSKLYVSMIRAGETGGVLDIVLDKLNEFLESAKELKDSIVSAMVYPLILTVTGGISIIILLTFVIPRFSAIFKEIGGSLPLSTQIILTMSQALRSWWWVLFPVAVLVLAALKLYAGTEQGALRWDELKLRVLGDVVRKLETARFCRTLGTLLKSGVPFLQALGNAKDVIGNRIIAGSVESIARNVREGRGIAGPLMEAGVFPQLALSMIKVGEETGQLDAMLLKVAAAYEKALRDAVKRFMSLLEPAIILGMGIIIAFIVVSMLMAVFSILELPF
- a CDS encoding prepilin-type N-terminal cleavage/methylation domain-containing protein, whose protein sequence is MRKPAGKERGFTLLEVIVAFSLLAVTVTVILQLFSSNLRVLSTSEDYVSAVVRAEARMRQVLDEEDIAEGTSSETTPEGYRVETTVSKVYERRTRDLPFEVLEIGVRLTWRSLLAERSMTLRTMKTVKKQKVGRI